One region of Oryzias latipes chromosome 6, ASM223467v1 genomic DNA includes:
- the smpd3 gene encoding sphingomyelin phosphodiesterase 3 yields MVLYSTPYSSTCLHFLDGLSWSLVFPCYWLLDRLLASCVPTSLEKRQRSQDPCSFLTLCVLISVPLYLLLFFASLPFALLGFIIWAPLQAVRQPYLYTYRRPDKSEQCQAGPGGAGTGEWRPQGRSFCFCSANVCLLPDSLARFNNLSNTHKRALEMGKRIRNGASRPQIKIYIDSPTNTSISAASFSSLATGFRRTSSLDQRPDQTHTTNGPAETEVETMTECPIHPPGVTECPVHPSSGVQGSGECPVHQDDTTADCLLHSTNNSSDCPIHTSGEAADCPMHSPGGQSVPAQPDCHMREEGRQHRASIDCPLHTSGVQISISAPEPDPQEEDTVETRNHREVGGDTGSMTASRESLARYHACDGGIGISSNNTLSHVPRTSIFKRPGRKRRHGDETFDHEISAFFPANLDFMALQEVFDHGATSKLRRQLHRYFPYVLSDVGRYGWKGCCSRFKFLNSGLLLASRYPILDARFECYPNGRGEDALAAKGALFAKVHVGTSHQEQRVVGFITCTHLHAIEGDAAVRCEQLDLLLQWGAEFRQSSCQSPEGEKVLEDLVAFDVILGDLNFDNCSSEDKLEQQHALFTQYKDPCRLGPGEDKPWALGTLLDPSGLYDEDVTSAESLQKVMENEDGRKEYLVFPPSKNQCPGSSQKGRKIPLKGNGRRIDYILYSDEGLQPDWKLDIEEFSFVTQLAGLTDHLSVATRLAVSTGEEEP; encoded by the exons ATGGTCCTTTACAGCACCCCCTACTCCAGCACCTGCCTCCACTTCCTGGACGGTCTGTCCTGGAGCCTGGTGTTTCCCTGCTACTGGCTACTGGACCGCCTGCTGGCGTCCTGTGTGCCCACCTCCCTGGAGAAACGGCAGCGCTCCCAGGACCCCTGCTCCTTCCTCACCCTTTGTGTCTTGATCTCTGTGCCCCTTTACCTGCTGCTGTTCTTCGCCTCCCTGCCCTTCGCCCTGCTgggcttcatcatctgggccCCCCTGCAGGCGGTCCGCCAACCATACCTGTACACCTACCGCAG ACCAGACAAGTCTGAGCAATGCCAGGCTGGACCAGGGGGGGCAGGGACTGGAGAATGGAGACCCCAGGGCAGAAGCTTCTGTTTCTGCAGTGCCAATGTGTGCCTCCTACCTGACTCCCTGGCTAGATTCAACAACCTGTCAAACACCCACAAGAGAGCCCTGGAGATGGGGAAGAGGATCCGTAACGGTGCCAGTCGACCCCAGATCAAAATCTACATCGATTCACCAACCAACACTTCCATCAG TGCCGCATCCTTCAGCAGTCTTGCCACAGGTTTTCGGCGTACCTCGTCCCTGGACCAGCGTCCAGACCAAACACATACCACCAATGGCCCAGCTGAAACTGAAGTAGAAACCATGACAGAGTGTCCGATACACCCCCCAGGAGTCACAGAATGTCCTGTTCATCCGTCCTCAGGAGTTCAGGGTTCTGGTGAATGCCCTGTTCACCAAGATGACACCACAGCAGACTGCCTCCTCCACTCAACTAACAACAGCTCAGACTGTCCCATTCACACCTCAGGTGAGGCTGCAGACTGCCCCATGCACTCTCCCGGGGGTCAGAGTGTTCCTGCGCAACCGGACTGCCACATGCGTGAGGAAGGGAGGCAGCACAGAGCCTCCATAGACTGCCCTCTTCACACATCAGGGGTTCAGATCAGCATCAGTGCTCCAGAGCCAGAcccccaggaggaggacacagTGGAGACCAGGAATCACCGCGAAGTGGGCGGGGACACAGGCAGCATGACTGCCTCTAGGGAGTCCCTGGCTCGTTATCACGCTTGTGATGGGGGCATTGGGATATCCTCCAATAATACACTCTCTCATGTCCCGCGAACGTCAATCTTCAAGCGCCCAGGACGAAAACGTCGCCATGGAGATGAGACATTCGATCACGAGATCTCTGCATTCTTTCCCGCCAACCTGGATTTCATGGCACTCCAGGAAGTCTTTGATCATGGAGCAACATCCAAATTGCGTCGGCAGTTGCACAGATACTTCCCCTATGTGCTAAGTGATGTGGGGAGGTATGGCTGGAAGGGCTGTTGCTCCAGGTTCAAGTTCTTGAACAGTGGCCTTTTGCTGGCCAGTCGCTACCCCATCCTTGATGCCCGATTTGAGTGCTACCCCAATGGAAGGGGAGAAGATGCCCTGGCCGCCAAAGGGGCGCTGTTTGCTAAG GTCCACGTGGGCACTTCTCATCAGGAGCAGAGGGTTGTGGGATTCATCACGTGCACACATCTCCACGCAATAGAAG GCGATGCTGCGGTCCGCTGCGAGCAGCTGGACCTCCTGCTGCAGTGGGGGGCCGAGTTTCGCCAGTCCTCCTGTCAATCACCTGAGGGGGAGAAGGTTCTGGAAGACCTGGTGGCCTTTGATGTCATCTTGGGAGACCTGAACTTTGACAACTGCTCTTCAG AGGAcaagctggagcagcagcacGCTCTCTTCACGCAGTACAAGGACCCATGCCGCCTCGGGCCAGGAGAGGACAAACCCTGGGCTCTGG GTACTCTGCTGGACCCCAGCGGCCTTTATGACGAAGACGTCACCTCAGCTGAAAGTTTACAAAA AGTGATGGAGAACGAAGACGGCAGGAAGGAGTATCTGGTGTTTCCTCCCAGTAAGAACCAGTGTCCTGGCAGCAGTCAGAAGGGCAGGAAGATACCGCTGAAGGGAAACGGGCGCAGGATCGACTACATCCTGTACAGCGACGAGGGCCTTCAGCCAGACTGGAAGCTG GACATCGAGGAGTTCAGCTTTGTCACCCAGCTGGCCGGCCTCACCGACCATCTGTCTGTGGCCACGCGGCTGGCCGTTTCTACGGGGGAGGAGGAGCCTTAG